The region aacgcgaagctaaatctctctaatgtcaaaaaaatgtcGCGCAAGACCGGGAATACATCCTCTCGCACGAAATTTTTTCGTTATTCTGTCGTCCTGAGTCTTGCAGCCGTCCTTTTGCACAAGGTCCCTAttaataactgagcaacctcgAAAGATGGagtttttgatgaaaaacctTCAAAAACACGCCTGGATGTAGATTTTCTgttaaaaaaggcaaaagatgttatttttaaaatgtttttcatagcTACCGTCGATTTCAGACAGTTCAGCGCTTATGAAAAATGATTTCCcttggaagaaaacaaaaccgcATTTTTTAGACTTTAGTCACAGCTCTTAACGATACACAAAGAAAAGCAACTTTCCGCTTCAGAgtcataacaattattaccaccgactcatttttctttcacgtCAGATCAGACTTGGCCTGAAATCTGACTGGAAGCCTGCAGTAAAATGCAACGCATCATGAGCTTAAAATAGACCAGAATCTAGGAATCACATATGCGATGACTGGGTGTCTGTTAGATATTAATAACTGAGCATCCTCGAAAGATGGAGTCTTTGATGAAAAATCTTAAGAAACACGTTACTTGTTCTATCTGTTTAGACACTTATACCAATCCCAAGACGATAGCTTGTCTTCATACATTTTGCTGCAACTGTCTGGAGAGGCATGCACGAACAAGCGCTAGAAATGGAAAGTTTCTCTGCCCCGAATGTCAGGCAGAAATGACTCTCCCTGACGAAAATCGATTCGACAAACTACCCACAAGTTTTCATCACAATAGTTTGCTGAGTGTTCTGGGCGTCCGACAAGTCGGCGATGGAAGCGAGATCAATTGTGGCAATTGTAAGAAGACCAGTGTAGAAATAAGTTATTGCTTCGACTGCGAGAAGTTGATGTGCGGTGACTGTGAAAACGCTCATGAATTGTTGAAGAACATGGCCTTCCAAGGCCACAAGGTGACTCCAGTGAAGCAATTCCAAGATAAAGACTACGCAGCGATGTTAAAGAGGCAGTCCTTCTGCTCTCAGCAATATCACGAACGAGAGCCAACACGATTTTACTGCACGGAATGCGAAATGTGTGTTTGTCAGATTTGCATCAACACCATACACAAACACCACGGAGTCGAACTACTTGAGAAGGCAGTGGAAAGTGCGAAAGACGAGATTCAAAGGCTAGCTGAgatgacaaaagaaagaatCACAACCTGCGATGCTTCAATTCGTCAGATTGAAGAAATGGAGGCAGAGATGGAGGCAAACGTCGCTTCCTCAAAGCGTAAAGTTTCTCGAGCAGCAGATCAAATCGTGGCCAAGGCACGCGGACTTGAACGCGATAACATAACTGCCCTCGAGAACAGGCGCCTTTCGAGCGCGCAGAAGTTTCACTCGGCAAAGCAGCAAATACAGTCTTTCGCCAAGCAATTCACTCAAGTGATCGATTTCGCCAAGGAGATTGTTCAAATTAGTTCTTGTTCAGATATTATACAAAGCCATCAACAAATTGAGTCCCGTTTTAGAGACCTCGACAAGACTCCAATCCCACCACTTCCGGCTTGTTCATCAGCGATGTTTGTCCAAACTTGTAATCCATCGAGTTTAGAGCTTGGCTTCACGACAACTACCGACGTCGATGTAAATGAGTCTCCAGTCAACGGCCTGAATCAAGAATTTCAAGCTGGCGTAGAAGGCACACTTGTGGTTCGTCCAAGAATTCATCCAGAAGAAGGCGTGACTGAAGCCGCAAACACCAAAATTTATGTCCAAGTGCTGATGGAACCTGTTGAAAAGGTTTCCAGTATGGATGTTTTTGATCAAGGAGACGGAAGTTATGAAGTAAAATTTGTTGCTAAGGTTCCTGGTTGTTTGAAAGTCACGGTGAAGATCAACAACAAAGAACTTGCTAACAGTCCCTTTACTGTCCATGTGAGGGAGCGACGTATTCAGGTTTTTGGCGAGTTGGAGTTCGTGGGAAAAGTTCCGGAACATCCTTCGGGGATTGCTGTGAATGGTGAAGGGTTGATCGCAGTCAGTGATTTTAAGGGCCATTGCATTCTGATATACAATGCGAAAGGAGAGTGTCAGCGAGAACTAGGTGGGTATGGAATAAATGAAGGCCAGTTTAACCAACCATCTAGTATCATTTTCATCAACGATGACGAGGTTTTAGTTgctgatgaaaaaaataaccgCATCCAGCAATTAAACGTTAAAACAGGAAACTTTGTCAAGAGCTTTGGCAAGGAAGGAACAGGAACTGGAGAGTTCAAGTATCCCTCCGGTGTTTGCATGAATGATTCAGGGAATATTGTCATAGCTGACACTTACAACAACAGAGTCCAGGTTTTGACCGACGATGGCAAACATTTGCTTACATTTGGTGGGAATGGCGTGGGAAAACTCGAGCTACCCGTACGATGCATTTACTGGCGGAATACATATATTGTATCCAGTTGCAAGAATCACTTCTTGAATGTTTTTGACTGTCGTGGAAAGTTTCTATGCCAGATAGGAAAATCAGGTGCTGAAAACCGACAGTTACCTCGTCGTCTGTGGGGATTTTGCATCGAGGGTTATCGGAACCACCAGAATCTTCTGGTGAGCGACATTAAAAATGGTTGCATTTATCAGTTCACAACGGATAATTGCTTCACGGGAAAAACTGTTGCCAAGTTAGGACGAGTCCCAGTAATGACTGCAGCTCCAGACGGGCGTATTTTAGCTTTTGGtgagaaacgaaaaaaaatgcttttcttgaaatagactgtaaaatgtaacaaaagaaattggtaAATGTATAGACCAAttgcataaatggctgccaaaaaaaatattctattCTCTTTGCGCTAATTAGACcaactagcctcgttagcacagacaaaatacaaaagaaatgtttctttAGAACAAGACTAGTTAATCTGATTAGCACATATTTTTTGGTCCCCATTTATGGAATCGGTCTATAACGTGGATTATGAGAGTGCATTTGACCTGCTCCTCCACAGTTACATTTATCTCTTAGTGTGGAAAAGGTGGGTTGGTACTCGAATAAGCATTCATTccggaaacaaattttttctCCATTCTTTATCGAAGACAAAACTGTCATCAGCTGTGTTATTCAGGCAAACTTTCGTTGAAAACAGGAAAGTTTGTCTTAGTTTTAACAGGGGCGAGGCTTGAAATGAAACTGAGGCAATTGTTTGTCCAGAAAATTAATGTAGAAATTTCCGCCAAAGCTGCGATTGAAACCTTTCGCTGCCTGCCCAGGAGATGAAGTTTCTTTACCTACAAAACGTATACTGAGGAATTGTgttttaaaatgtcaaaactTTGGTGAATGAATCTAAAAAATTAAGCAACTTTTCTGTCGATGAAAATCTGATCATACAAAATATTACAGtaatgcactttttttttctacaagaGTCCTACATAAAACTTATAAATTCTCAACGTTAATCTTAATATACCCAAACCGAGACAAAAGCAATGTTTTATGGGGACTGGCTTCTTGAGTAAATACAAGGagctttaataataataacaataatgattataataataataataataataatgagaaattattattatttaacaatagTGTCTAACTTTGATAACATTGAACATTAAGGTTTAAGTTAGAAACAGAAAGTTAGTGGAGGGGAGGCCCATATAAAACCCAGAAGGATTACTAAGTAGGAgctaaaaaaaacataagaaGTATTAGGCAAcattatttcaaaaacttaaacaaaaaagtgtgaaagtCTGCAGTTAATTTTCCCAGATTTAGCTTAGTATAAGGATGTAACTAGGTTTCATAGTTTCAGATTTACTTTTCATccattaatatttttcaagcattttcAGATGGTTGCgactaatttttgtaattctATAAATTTGTAACTTTGTGAACAGCTCGCTTAACTAATTACTTAtcacaaactttttttttttctttttttttcttttaaattaa is a window of Acropora palmata chromosome 4, jaAcrPala1.3, whole genome shotgun sequence DNA encoding:
- the LOC141880198 gene encoding E3 ubiquitin-protein ligase TRIM45-like; translated protein: MESLMKNLKKHVTCSICLDTYTNPKTIACLHTFCCNCLERHARTSARNGKFLCPECQAEMTLPDENRFDKLPTSFHHNSLLSVLGVRQVGDGSEINCGNCKKTSVEISYCFDCEKLMCGDCENAHELLKNMAFQGHKVTPVKQFQDKDYAAMLKRQSFCSQQYHEREPTRFYCTECEMCVCQICINTIHKHHGVELLEKAVESAKDEIQRLAEMTKERITTCDASIRQIEEMEAEMEANVASSKRKVSRAADQIVAKARGLERDNITALENRRLSSAQKFHSAKQQIQSFAKQFTQVIDFAKEIVQISSCSDIIQSHQQIESRFRDLDKTPIPPLPACSSAMFVQTCNPSSLELGFTTTTDVDVNESPVNGLNQEFQAGVEGTLVVRPRIHPEEGVTEAANTKIYVQVLMEPVEKVSSMDVFDQGDGSYEVKFVAKVPGCLKVTVKINNKELANSPFTVHVRERRIQVFGELEFVGKVPEHPSGIAVNGEGLIAVSDFKGHCILIYNAKGECQRELGGYGINEGQFNQPSSIIFINDDEVLVADEKNNRIQQLNVKTGNFVKSFGKEGTGTGEFKYPSGVCMNDSGNIVIADTYNNRVQVLTDDGKHLLTFGGNGVGKLELPVRCIYWRNTYIVSSCKNHFLNVFDCRGKFLCQIGKSGAENRQLPRRLWGFCIEGYRNHQNLLVSDIKNGCIYQFTTDNCFTGKTVAKLGRVPVMTAAPDGRILAFGEKRKKMLFLK